In Sphingobacteriales bacterium, the DNA window GGGTTGTTGCCGATACCCGCATAGAGAGTGGCAAATCTGTCATCACTGTTTAAAAATTTTCTCATTTCAAAAGCAACGGACTGTCCGTAACCATAGCGGGTTTTGGAAAAATACGGTCTCAGGTTGAACCAGTATTGGTTTTTCTGATAAGTAACACTGGCGGTGTAGATAATTGCTTTGTTGACATTGTCGGTATAAGGAAAAATCAGATACCTCAAACCTGCAGAGATTTCAAAGGATTTGCTGAGTTGCTGGTGAAACTCAAGGCCGAAACGGTGGCGAGGGAATATGCCATTGATTCCGTAAGAATAATTAACAAAGGCATATTGCTTCTCATTAATCCGTGGATAAAGCTCAAGTTTAAACTGAAATGCAGGCTTTTGCCATGCAGGATGATCCTGATCTATCCTGAGATCTCCCATACTGATGCCGGCAAAATAGGTTCCTTTTCTGATTTTAAAGCCATAATCAAGCGTTACAATTTGCAGACGCCATTGAAATGGCGTATTGAACAGGTGGAAATAATAATCAGGACTTAATATTTTATTTGCTGTTTCCCTCTTGATTTTCTGTAAAAGCTCTTTGGCTTTCTGGTGATCCGGATAAAGAGTAAGCAATTCATGAATAATTTCCTTTGATTTGGTATAATCTCCCTTGTTAAAATACAGCTCTGCTTTTTTGTAAAAAAAAATACTGTCTTCGGGGAAAAAGATTAGTGCGGAGTCGATGATACTGATGGCACTGTCAGGTTTTTCTGCCCAGATAGCAAAATCGATCAAAGCTTGCCATGCTTCTTTGTTTTTCAACTGCTTATCAATTAGTTTACGTGCTTCACCGGCAGCTTTGCCGTATTGTTTATCCCAGCCGTAAACCCTTGCCATAAAGAGGGCAACTTCATCATATTCTGGTTTATTTTTCAGAATTTCATGGCAAAGTTCTATTGCCTTTGCATAATCTCCCTGAAAAGCTATCTTTCTGGCTTCTGTAAAAATGCTGTCAGCATTATAGTTCTGAGCCAGAGTGATAGTACTCAAACTGGCAGTCAGCAAAAAGAGAATGAAACTGACCCTGTTCCAAAATGAAAGTTCTCTTATCAATTGGTAAGTCGTTTAATCCTGATTATCAATTCTTTCGGGCTGAAAGGCTTAATCATATAATCGTTTGCACCCAGGTCAAAGGCTTTTAAAATATTATCTTCCTGTGTTAAGGAAGAAAGAACGATGATGGGTGTTTTAAGTTTCAGTTCCTGCCGTATTGCTTCAATCAATTCCATTCCGCCAATGAAGGGCATCATAATGTCGGTAATGATAATATCAAATTCTTCTCTTGTCAGAATGTCTTTAGCTTCCCTTCCGTTGGTTGCAACTCTGACCTGATAGCCTTCCGTAGAAAGTTTTGTAAATACAAGCTTTTGTATTAACAGATCATCATCTATAAAAAGCACCCTTTTCATCGTATTTTTGTTAAATAATATTCATTTAAAATATTCTTCATCATCGGCATGTAAAGCTTCCAGAAGAATTTTTTTCTTTCATTGTAAAGCATGGTACTGTAAAATAAGCCGCTGATTTTTTCAATTTGCCAGAAACGGCTGGTCAGCAGTTCAACGGGATTGTCGGAAAAATCTCCGCAAAAATAGTAAAAGCGATAATCTCCAAGATGTTCGATAATGGCAGGAAAGACATCAGGAACGTTGTAGGCTTTTAAAATGCTGTCGCCTGCCTTGTTCGGCCTGATTTTATACCAGGCAATGACTTTATTTGATTTCCCTGTATGGGTAATGTCTATCCAGTAAGGATAATGAACATTGGCGATAATATTGTATTTTTTTACCGCATAGTCACTGGCATAGATAAAAGGAACTTCACGTTTTAAATGTGTTCTGTTTTCCAGAATAAACAATCTCTCATCCTCATGTACGAATACTATCCCTGATCGTTTAAAAGGCCATTGATTGCCATGTTGCTGCATGTAGAGCCGGATGACCCAGCGTGGTAATTCAGGATTTTTAATGGTATCCAGCAAATCAAAATAACGCAACACCCAACCCGACCATTTAATATCGAGCATCTTTTCAGCTTCGTTACGGATAGGTGTGGGCGTGGGATGGGCAAGCATATTAAATTCTCCAAGAATGAGTTTCTTCTTTTCTTTCATTTTCTTCAGCAAAATCAGGTCGTTACGACTCATTCCTCCGTAAATCTTCCTCGAATGCTCTGTCTCAAAAGTATCGAGGTACCATTCGTTGTAATACACTCCGTATAAATCGGCCAGGTGGTAGATGTCCAGCTTTTCTGAAATCGAATCAAGTGCTTCTTCACTCAGCGAATCTATATCACGGATAAAATATTTTTTGTCTTCAAGCGGGAAAAAACCGTAATAATTGGAATCGAAAAGGTAAGGACTTCCATCATGCCTGACGTATCTGTAGCGGTTGAGAACCCAGTTCAGCGACCGGTGTTCGCTTCTGTAAAATGTGGATACTGTTTTATCTGCGATAAGAATATTTATTTTTTTAGTTGGTGTGAAATACCAGATCAGATAGCTCGTCAAAGGCAATCCGAAGAAGATAATAAACAATGCCAGAAAGAATTTTATTCGCATTAAACTTATAATTCAGATTCAAAATTAAAACTGTTTCCCTGTTAGTTAAAATGATTTTGTCAACAGGTCTTGGGTATTCCGTTGTTCAAATGCTCTGCCAAATACTTTTCTTTATCTTTTTCAACGGCTGTTGATATGCATTTATTCGTTTAAAGGGATTAAATTCATTTCTTTGCATTTGTAAAAATTAACCCGATGTGTCTAAAAATGAATGTTTTTCTCAAAAATACACTTTATCTGTTGTTTTTTTTATTCTTAAGCCGGTATTCTTTTGCAATTGAAGGGAAAGTTTTTGATCAGGTTTATCATCCTGTCGCTAATGCCAGAATTGAATTTACCAGACTGGATGATTCAACTGTAAAATATTCTGTTTTAACTAATCAGGATGGAACTTACAGGCTCGAATTACCTTTGGTTGATGTTCAGTCTGCCAATGCTGCGGTCCTATTTCCGGTTTATCCCAATCCGGTTGCTGATTATGCAGTTATTTCATTCCTGACGGCAAAAAAAGGGAAAGCCATTGTCAATATTTATAACATCAACGGGCAGATGGTGGATGAACTACTGAATGAAGATGTTGAAGCAGGAATATATCAGTTTACATGGTCAAGAACAATAAAAAACGGTGTTTTACTACCTTCAGGTTTATATCTGATTCGCCTGAGCTTTATTAGCGGAAACGAAACTGAAGTCAGGGTAGTCAAAATGCTCTGCATGGGAAATTTCTCCACCAGCCCTCAGACCGGATTTCTGCCTCCAACGGAGATAAATTTTGATACTTTTGCTATTGGCTATAAGGTTACGGTAACAAAGGACTCTTTTGAGACTTTCAGTTATTCCTATCATTCTTTAATAGATACAAATGAACTGAATTTTATGCTTTTCAGAAAATATGCTGTGCCTTATGCCTGTACAGGGAATTATCTGGGTATCTGGAACGGAAAAGATTATACACCGTTGTTTATTAAAGGTATCAATCTGGGGGTATCAAAACCGGGAACAAGCCCGGGTGAACTGGCTGCTACCAATGAGGATTACAAAAGATGGTTTGAAAAAATAAGCGAGCTGGGTTTTAACCTGATAAGGGTTTATACACTTCATTTTCCTCGTTTTTATGAAGAGTTGTACAAATTTAATATGAAGCATGCAAGCCATCCGATTTATCTGATTCAGGGGGTATGGCTGGATGAAGAAACAGGGAATGATGATTTGTTTTCACAATCTCAGAAATTTGATGACGACATCGAAGAAGTGCTTGATTGTGTGTATGGTAAGCGTAAGATTGATGAACGATTCGGAAGGGCTTACGGAAATTTCACCTACGATGTATCGAAATGGGTCATGGCTTATATTATCGGACGCGAAATTCACCCTTATGAAGTCAGGGCAACCAACGCCAATCACCCGGCTGATACTTTTTTTACAGGAAATGCAGTCAGTATTTACGGGACACA includes these proteins:
- a CDS encoding response regulator, encoding MKRVLFIDDDLLIQKLVFTKLSTEGYQVRVATNGREAKDILTREEFDIIITDIMMPFIGGMELIEAIRQELKLKTPIIVLSSLTQEDNILKAFDLGANDYMIKPFSPKELIIRIKRLTN
- the yaiO gene encoding YaiO family outer membrane beta-barrel protein; amino-acid sequence: MIRELSFWNRVSFILFLLTASLSTITLAQNYNADSIFTEARKIAFQGDYAKAIELCHEILKNKPEYDEVALFMARVYGWDKQYGKAAGEARKLIDKQLKNKEAWQALIDFAIWAEKPDSAISIIDSALIFFPEDSIFFYKKAELYFNKGDYTKSKEIIHELLTLYPDHQKAKELLQKIKRETANKILSPDYYFHLFNTPFQWRLQIVTLDYGFKIRKGTYFAGISMGDLRIDQDHPAWQKPAFQFKLELYPRINEKQYAFVNYSYGINGIFPRHRFGLEFHQQLSKSFEISAGLRYLIFPYTDNVNKAIIYTASVTYQKNQYWFNLRPYFSKTRYGYGQSVAFEMRKFLNSDDRFATLYAGIGNNP